In Desulfatiglans sp., the sequence ATGCGTTCCTCACGAATCTCATTAATGGTATTTCCCAGCTTGCGCCCTGCAAGTTTAAGCCTTATTTCAGATGCTTTTTCTACAGGAGAGGCAGCATCAAATATCCTTGCCTTCTCAAGGATTGAGAGGGGCTGCTGCTGAATGCTTCTTCTATTTTGCCGGGCAATAAGCTTTATCCAGAATTTGCTTCTTTCTGTATGGACACTAGTCAAAATGTCTAATCAAATTGGAATTTTCTGCCGATCTACTGGTATCATAATAAAGGAGGCTTATTATGAAGGTAGAAAATTCAAGTGTTTACATGGCATCACAGAGGGAATTCATCTCAAGGGATGAAAAGCAGGAAACCTTACGCGTCTGGGTTGATCCACCTCAGGGTAAGGGATCGGGTGAAAAAATCACTATTTCAGCAGAGGCAAAGTGTCTGGCAGGGGAGTGTGAGCCTGATGAAGATGTTATTGAAAATAATTTGACTTCTGACGCAAAAATGACACTGAAGGCATTGCTTGCCGAGATCCTTTCAGGTAAAAAATTCAGGATTTTAGATATCTCTGAATATCAGGGCAATACAGAAGAGGCTGCAATAACAGAGGGTAATGGCAATGCTGAGGCTCCTCAGAACCAGCGTCAGGGATGGGGTATTTCATACGATAAAACTGAAGCACACTATGAGAAGGAGAGTGTCTCATTTGTGGCAGCAGGCGTAATCAAAACCAGTGATAATAAAGAGATAAAATTTGCCCTTGAGCTTGATATGCAGCGTGAATATGCCTCATATGAAAGTTTCAGTTTCAGGGCAGGTGATGCTAAATTAACTGACCCCCTTGTTATAAATTTCAATGGCACCGCAGCAGAGCTTTCAGATGTCCGATTTTCCTTTGACCTTAATTCTGATGGTCTTGATGAGGATGTGCCTCTCTTAAAACCTGTCAGCGGATTTCTCGTGTTTGATATCAATAATGATGGCGTAGTAAATAATGGGAGCGAACTCTTTGGCCCCAGAACAGGCAATGGGTTTAATGAGCTTGCAATGCATGATATTGATGCCAATAACTGGATTGATGAGAATGACCCTGTTTATAGTCAGCTCTATGTCTGGACAATGGATGAAATGGGTGGACAGAGCCTATCCAGTCTGAAGCAAAGAGGAATAGGGGCCATCTATACCGGTAATGTTGCCACCATGTTTGATATGAAGGAGGCAGGAAATGAGCTGCTGGGCCGGATAGTAAGGACAGGCATATATGTGAATGAAGGCGGGACAGCA encodes:
- a CDS encoding VCBS repeat-containing protein; amino-acid sequence: MKVENSSVYMASQREFISRDEKQETLRVWVDPPQGKGSGEKITISAEAKCLAGECEPDEDVIENNLTSDAKMTLKALLAEILSGKKFRILDISEYQGNTEEAAITEGNGNAEAPQNQRQGWGISYDKTEAHYEKESVSFVAAGVIKTSDNKEIKFALELDMQREYASYESFSFRAGDAKLTDPLVINFNGTAAELSDVRFSFDLNSDGLDEDVPLLKPVSGFLVFDINNDGVVNNGSELFGPRTGNGFNELAMHDIDANNWIDENDPVYSQLYVWTMDEMGGQSLSSLKQRGIGAIYTGNVATMFDMKEAGNELLGRIVRTGIYVNEGGTAGTIQQLDLAV